The following DNA comes from Labrus mixtus chromosome 8, fLabMix1.1, whole genome shotgun sequence.
ACTGCCTCTCTTTAGTAAACCCTCATAAATTGACGCCCAGTTCATCGCATTATGGCCCCTTCCTAAGCTTTCGTGCCCTGATTACGATCCTATAAATCTAAACCTCACGGTGTGTCTCGTCTTGTGCATAATGTATGAAAACTGTGCGCACAGGTGGCCGCAAAAGCCATCTCCAGCTCCAATTTTTGCATATTCAAACTAAATTTTGTCACAGTACACCTTATAGCAaatgcgcgcgcacacacacctcTTGGAGGTGTAAGGTTTGTGTGAGCTCGCTGGATGCTCCAGTCGCCTCTAAAACAGGCTCCTGTGTCAACTCAGTAAACAGAGCGGCTGAAATGAGGTGGAATTTGCAACAATGGCGTTGAGGGAGCACAGCTGAGTGAGCATCACCCTCTCAGAGCCTCTCCAGCACATAAGGCCACTGACTGGATGCACAATGCTCCCTATTCACCCTCATCCCGACTGCTTACCACGTGGAGAGAGGTagtgaaagaaacacacatgcagtgtgatgaagaaaatcatttttcacCCGGGCCCTGTGACACCCACCACCTCATCGACACCGCCACCCCCTTTACGTCTCAATGAGACTTGAATGGAATAACAAACGCATCTGATGCTTGATGTAAAGTCTGATTGTAGGCTAATAGGTCGTCACGAGGCATTTGAAATAGCCTAAGAATTGATTTGTGTATAAACCATTTAAAACAGATCTTCCATTGTGAGACACGATAAGTAGCCTAATATTCTTTATAAGCCTATAACAGACAGTTTAAGGCCGGACTTGTATAAATTCTGTAGGAAGATATGGTGCCTTTTACTATATTATCGGCAGTGATTTTCGACCaaaattaaaagataaaaacattaattaattaCGTTGAAAACATGCACGTAATTGCATGATCGACCATTTTTTGTCAAAGAGAAAGTAGAAGATACTCTAATATCGCCGTAGTAATCAAACAGTcgaaacagaaaatgtatttttttcaaagaagGCTCCTCTATTGTGCCAACAACGCATTCGTATTTTCCGTGCCATCTTGCCGATATGTTCGCGTACACGACGGTGATACGCTATAAACGCCAATGTTTGGAAACAAGCGCAAAATACGGCGGTGAGATGCGCGTCCCCGCTACTGTACGGCGACCTGTTGCACGCCACGCGCGCTCCCCATCATAACAAGTTatgattcataaaaaaatatgacttcTCCGAAAATACAGCCCCGGATGTGCATTTCCCCCACAGGCCGCTCGTCGCCGACACAACCCCGTTAAAAATTGCAGAAAAGAACTTACCATGTTTGAAACGATGGTTTTTGGCAGCGATTTGTGTAAGAACAAGAGGGGAAAAGCTCAGGAGCTTATGTTGGGTCAGATCGGCTCCGTCTCTCAGCCGGGACACTGGCGCAGCGTTTCCCTATTCACTCCCAGTGATGCGCAGTCGGACAGCCgcatttttttcaattatttatcTCCGTCGCAAATCGCGTTACTTTCTCATATGACAAAGGGTTATTATGCCTGAATGTATTTACTCATAGTCCTCTGGCAGCAGGAGAAGCGGGGCGGTGTACAGAGCTGTACTACTCGATACAGGGGGAGGATTATTTTTTTGGCCGTGCgtgctgctgctcttcctcctctctttgtattAGTCGGGGCCTGCTCCTGTCAGGCCTGTCTGCGCTCTCTGCggtactgtctgtctgtccgtctgtcctgTGAGCTggctacctgtctgtctgcctgtctcttaTAATTAATGGCCCTCGCCGCCAGACGGTCCTCAGGGAAACAGTGACCACGGTTACCTCCACATTGGCTCTCAGTGTGCATCTCACACAGGAGTGCAGGCCCggacacgcacacgcacacacacacacacacacacacacacacacacacacacacacacacactctctctcacactcacacacacacacacacacacacacacacacactcacacacacactcacacacactcacacacacgcacacacatgcattcacacattCCTCTTACGCAGGTCTGGAGGAAAAGAGGGTCATTAAGGAATTGAAGATATGCACAGGTGTGTATCAACCCCCCTCCCACCACCATAACCCTGTCAAATTAAATCATAATTAATAATTTACaattttttcaataaaataatatttattaataacaacagttttttaaagtcataagTAGGATTAGAGcaatgttttataaaaatgtaaataataattaGAAACAAGCAGCACATAATGCACTAATGTATCAATCATAacatatacagacacagaaaaataatcGTATAGACACTTATCCTACTAAAAAAACCCTTCaccatttcattaaaaaaatgtttttattgaaggtGACTTTCCCAAATCCGTGATAAACAAGACTACAATTGTACAGCCATGTTAGCTAACCTATGAGACTGACGTTAAAGCTACATGTTTGGAACCTAATGCTAATATCAACAGTAGGATACAATCAGAGGATCAACTAATACCTGAGGTTCATCCTCTGGGGCTCATGACTGACTGGGCCAATTACAGTGTCATTCACTCAAATGATGTTAATTACTAGTCTACCAGTCTCGATCAACAGAGTTGGTCCCACTTTCAGTCTGTTAGAATCTTGTGCTTAAAGGTCAGCTCATCTTTCCCATCTTAAATCCTATTGGTTCAACCGTTATTTTGGCAAGTCTGTTGACAGGTATTACCTGTGTGAAGTTTGGTCATCAGTAAACAAGAATAGCTCTAATCCCCTGatttatttcagatttaaataaTCCTTTAGTAATCCTTGCTGAATGTACAATAGCAAGAAACATCGCTAAACAACAAGAATAAatctataatttaaaaaaacactgcactATAAAGGCTATGACTGATCATTTCAGCAGATCATATCTAACATTGGTTGAATTAAATATGATAAGACCTTTGAGCAGTgatcattcattcatgtttgGTCGTTCAATTAGCTGAAATATTTGTAACTTTAAAGGCCTGTCATTCTCTATAATGGGTTTAACCAAATCACTGCCCTCACCTCCCCCTCTGCAGTTTACTGGTGTACACTGTAAGAGGCTGAAACACCATATGTGACACTTATTTTGTGCAGGGGCAGTAGGTCGGGAGTATGCAGCATGACAGGAGCTCAGCAGATAATCACTTTATCCGCTCCTGAGGCTGCTGTAGCAGGACATGCACTTTGGTATACACCCTGTTCCTTTGGGTAAATTTTAGCTATTTATCTTTTGCCATATTTGGACACATTTGGACACATTTTCTTATCAACTAACAACCATCTCTACTGGCATGCATGTTTCTACATTTGCTTTGGTTTATGTCATACATCTGTTACGCCACTAGGTGTCTCTCTAAGACAAATATTGTAATTGAATGTAGTTTTACTTCACTTTGTTTTACATGCAGAATAAATTCTTTAATCTCTGACCTCTTATTATTTTGAGGGAGACGCTGAAATGTTGAGTCGTCAAACGTGTGCAGAAATAGGATACATGAGTGTTTTCTCAGAATTTCTTTCTGCTGACTTTATCTTTTAAATCTGAGAGGTAGGCCTTGATCTTAAGAATTGACATGCCTAGTTTGTGAGGTAATTTAGAAATTCAAAGCAGTTGGGCGTAACATGGGAGGAAAAACAGATGACTACATGGAATGTGATTCAAAACCCCTCTTAGAAGCAGTTCCCTTAACAAACCAATCACTTAATCAATTATGAAGCCGTCTCTGCCCGAGAAGAGTCCTGAAATGTCTTTAGCTTCATCAGAGCTGTTTTGAGGCAGGGAAATGCTTCAACTGTGTCCCTAATGTCCTTTCTGATGAATATATAGAGTAAAGAGTCTATCAAAGGGCTGAGATAGACCAGAGCGGTGGTCACAACACTGGACAAATCCCTAACAAAGTCCTCTGCATCCGAGCCATTGTCACCTTTAAGAGAGTAATACAGATTCCTGAAACTGaaggggaaaaacaaaacagtgtatGTCCCCAACACCAGACCCAGAACCCCCAAAACTCTCCTCCTGTTCTTTGTTCTGTGTCTCATGGCCGTGCTCTTGTTGAGAGCTTTGCATGTGGCGATGAAGAGACCCAGAAGAAATGGAGCAGGCAGCAGGCAGACGACGGAGAACAGCAAGAAGAGGGATCTGGTGTCGCTCGTTAAGAAATACTGCAAAGTGCAGTAGGCTAGTGAAAAGACCCACATGCCAACTGAGATCAGGATGGATATCTTCGCTCTGTTCTTTGTGTGGTACCACACAGGACACGCCACCATTACATACCTCTCTGCAGAAATCAGCAGCATGAAACCCAGACTGCAGGTGATGCCAAAGTAGACAAAGTGTCGTGTGATGCAGCGGGCCCTGTGCAAGGGGTAGAAGGTGGGATCAAAAAACCTGCTTATGATGAAGACAACTGTGATCCCGATCTGAAGGAGATCTGACAGGAGCAGGTTCAGCGCGAAGATCGGAGCAAATTTGTTCTTCTCGATTAGAAACAGGAGAGCGTAGAAGGCCAGGCAGACTTCAGGAAGTCCTATGAGGAATATCACCCAGTCCACTGTGATACCGATGCTATTTGTGTAATAGACGGGGTCTTCACAGAGAAAAGAAGCATTTTCATGTTCCCCAGTCATCTTGCTGCTGTTAGGCATTTGTAGATTATTGACTTTGAAGCTTTAAGATATGAACGTTTTCACAGAGAAGTTACATTTGTAGCTGGTTTCTTTTTATGCATTCCACTGATGGTAAGAGATGATTGAAGACAACAGCCGAGATCGTGATGGAGCTGTGCTCATCAGACAGTATCTCTTCCTAAATCCTatgacacataaacaaacacacaaaccagtAAGCCAAAACCAAATGCCCAAAATATACTTAATTGAAACACTTAAGAACATTACAAAAATtaatatgaacataaaaatgTGCTTCAAAGTTTAATAGCTGCATCGCTAAATTAGTTAAATTCATACtttaacacaaaaagaaagaaagaaagatagaggTTATTTCCTCAATGGAACGACTTACCTTTTCCTCTTACTTTAATGTGTCGTTCTGACCAACAGCATATTACCACCCCTGTTTCCTGTAAGAGCAGTGATGTTATTCGAGCAGTCTGTGGTTTTATGTGACCTTTGATCAATCCATTCAAGGGTGGAATAGGATGAAATATGCAAACTGTATCTCTATTGGACAATATGACAAAATGAATATCTTGGGGGAGGTCAAGTTActtattgtatattttgaagTTTTGGGGGACACGTTCTGAAAGTATAGCCTTTCTTTCAGAATTATATTAAATTAGCCCtaattgttttgtgttgaaCAGACAatgaaagacaggaaatgacacCCTTTTCCAGGCTTATAATATTCAAAACCAGGCAAAACAGGCGAGCGTGACACGGCAGCATTTTACTAAGCACATgtattcaaaacacaaaaaataaacttgtaaTCACACAaatacttacacacacaaatacagcacAATACATTGAAGTGCAACTGTCACCTACTTTTCCACTCGTCCAGTGTAAGGCTTTGCATGGTGAATGTGAAAAAAGTAACTTTGAAAGGTAATCGTTAATATGGATGAAGCAGCAAAACATTTAAGAGAAACGAGCAATATCTTTATTGTTTATGATTCACAGAGTCATTGGTCAGAGGAGGAAGGTGAGTTCTTCTTTtagacaaagttacaaaaatcTTACTGAAAACATGCAGATGAAGGTAGGCCTACATTTAAATCTTCATCTCACTTTGATATCTAAAACgtccattttcaaaatcaagaaaagtgtaaaaaaatcttagcttagcataaagactggaagcaGGTAAGACAGCCTTAACTAagtaatctttttttgtttgttatacaTGTAGAAGTCCTAAGTGTAAAAATTAGAACTTCTAGTTTTACTGGAGttatgcacagaaatattttatGCTAGGTTGAATTTTGTTACTGCTGTACCAGGCTGGATGTTTCCTctttgcttgttttcttttttctttttagaaaagCTAAATGACTCATACAAATGCTCATATATTCTGGCTTTATTACACTATAAGTTACAACTTCTGTATATGTATAAACTTGATCATCACTGGATACGAATTGTGCAGATATTACCTGATGTCTGACTGTATATCAGCCTTATGCTTTCTCTTTCCAGGGTATGACTAACCACCATATTTGACTatctttaatcatttttttctcctaaaCTCTGTTTGCTTTGTAACTGACCATGTTTTATCCTACTTTATTTGAATGTAAGTTAACCCCTGagcatgaaataataataaaaaaataataataataataataataataataaattccCCTCGTGGGAAGGCTATATCTTcttctaaatataaaaaaaaaaaaacaactaaaggACAACTTTGTATTAACTGAATGACCTGAGAGTCATATTAAGTACTCATGAAAGAGTTTTCATAAATGTCTTCAAGATTGATCAGATCTTTAAAGCTATCACTAAAAAGGCTAATGCTAGCTAGGACAAAACTGCAAAactgtcaaaactgcagctcagctgatctattttttatttttcatttttttaaatctatttttaaataaaggattatcttatcttacataCTATCattatctgtttgtgtttaacagtaaccaatgtttctttttttatcaatcaGAAAGCTGATAACACTTTGTGACTCTTATTCCACTATCAACCTTGAACAGTATCATATTGACAACAGTATTTCATTAATCCTGAGACTGGTGTCAGGTGGAACTGTCTACTCACTGTATTTTACGTTTTATTTAAGTTCTTTATTTAGTAGAATTTCACAATGATTAATGATTTGCTAACGTTTTATAATGGGAGGTTTCTATCTGAACTCCTTCATCGACCACCATGACCACCTTCTGTGAGGTTGGACTATACCTGTCCATCGTtcggccacttgaggctgtttGCTCGCCTGGCTCTTTTTCTGATGAACCATTCTGGGGCCAGTTTCCTGAACATTTACCAGTGGGCCACCTAGCTTACAGCAGCTACAGTTAGCAGCAGCAAACAATTACTTTACCAGAGATATAGAGGAGACTCCCTAAACCTAGAAGAGTTTAGGCTTTTTACTGGAATGATTACTGATGCCACTATATGACttacaaaatcaaacaagaccatcagcaacaagatagTATAATATGTTTTGAAACATCCTTTGTTCCAATTTCTTTcagagtgatacatttgactgtgaaAAGAGATCAGGATGAGAGTTTACATCAGAAAATACAGCCTCAGGAGCGCCAatagctcagtggttagtgtgtgcgccccatgtaaaGAGTCttagagtccttgaaggcaagCGGTctgggtttgagtccgacctctggctcctttcctgcatgtcattccccattttctctctctccccctaattttccgactctgtccaccatcctatctctaaataaaggcttactaaaaaagaagaaaatactaATTAAGCCAGTTCAGGACTTAATCAGTGAAAGAGATAAGAGATACTGCTTTGTCTACAGGGGTCAACAATATTGACAACAAATGAaagttcttcacaggagctttcaaAAGTTCCAGCTGCACATGCAGAATATATTTCAGACTGATGAGCTGACATCAGGGTGTACCAACAGTAGGtacttaaaataaacaagacCCTTTAAATGCTGAGGATCATTATTGTGATCTTAGTTGACAGTTTACTTTCAAGTTGCACAATaattccccctcccctctcatcTCAGGATCATGTGACCACCTTGAATCCTGTGTGAAGTTTCAAGCAGAGGCTGATCTGTTGGGATTAGCCTCCACAGCCAGCACGTTGAGCGCTCACAACACACACGATCACCGATGGCCACAGTCTGCAAACACAAGGACACCTACAGGTAAGAAATAAACTCAATGTTTCTGCTAGATCGAGTCAACATTCTCTTTTAAATCAGTTGAGCTGAGCACATTTGAGTTTGAGGTTAAACATGTAAAAGCAGAACACATGTAGATTTAATCAGGCCAACAAGCTGTCAAGGATGATCTCTTGATCCCCTATGCTTGGGTTCGATTCAAGTTGACGTTCATCTAGGGTCAGTGTTACAGCCGTTTACATTgtctgttacagtctgttacagTCATACTTAAATGtatatgtatttttatattctaaGGACATACATATGTATGGTCAAATGTCATCAAATTAGCTGACTTTACACAAGATAACATGCACATGTATCATGATTCAGCTCTTGGGTAATTGTTTTTGTGGCCTATTTgccattttcatgtttttgaggTGCGTCTGTAACTTTTGTCCACCCTCAGTACATTTCTTAGTAGCACTGGTTATATAGTTAAGTGTTCTATAAATAGAGCACAGTAGGCAAAAGCCCAGTATACAGGATTACTGGTCTGAGCGCACAGTTGGAGTGAAACAAGGACTTCACACTTGCCACCACCTCAAAAGCAGCTGTCTCTTAATTCTCATCAGCATTAGTTCTTCTTCCATGTAACAGCAGCATATGTCCTGTGCAAATGTTGCCTTTCATTCGCCATTTCACAGCCCACAATGGGATGTCtggtttagtttattttgtttcacaCATTGATAGAAGAAAATATGAAGGCCTGTGTGGGTGTGATAGAAGCCTGTAAACGGCTTCGATAAAAACCTCACACATAAGACATACAAGGTAATACACAAATGAAGAATCACCCtaacaaaatgtgattttactGTTTCAAACAATATTaaggcttgattttttttaaacagtgcttaattattagtttaaaaaaaggcagaaagcaagagatgtagaaaaaacaaaaacatgttataaacAACAATTCTTTATAGTGGTCACAAATGGTCACTATTGAATCTTATTGAcagaaaaacttgttttttttatacattgaTATGAAACTTGTGAGTGTTTAAAATTAGGATTTCCAATCTTAAATATAAATCTCTGTGATATGATGTCTGGTTAGTTTTTTTAAGCCATATTTGACTGCAATCAAAgccattgtgtgttttttctgaagTTTGAATTGTATGCTCTTTAATGAATGTGTTTCTGATCACACTGTTTTGTATAAATCAACTGTTAGCATCcttgtgtgacacacacacaacaaactacagTGAGCCGTCTACCGTTCATCATGGCGTCCGGCGAGGAAGAGCTGACCTGCTCCGTGTGCCGAGACATCTTCAGCCAAACCCACCCGCTGCCCTGCGGCCACAGCTTCTGCCCCACCTGCATCCGGGAGGCCTGGAGCGCCCAGGACGAGGAGAGAACCCGCTTCACCTGCCCGCAGTGTCAGGAGGAGCACGGCGAGGTGCACTGCGACTGCTGCCCTTCTGATACagaggaagaacaaaaacagttaGCCGTCAAGACCTGCCTGAGGTGTGAAGTGTCGTTGTGCGCCCAACACCTCCAACCCCATCTGGAGAGGCCGGCGTTTAGCACCCACCTGTTGGTGGATCCGCTGATGGACCTCTCCCAGCGACgatgtcaaacacacacagaagtactGCGCTACTACTGTGCCGATGAAAGAGTGTACGTGTGTGGAGACTGTCTCCTGGAGGGGGGCCACGCTCAGCACAAAGTGAAGGCGCtgagacaggtggaggaggatcTGAAGGTCAGCGGGACGACTTCACAAACTgggtttctctgtttgtgtgtgaaagacTGTTTGGGTTTttcatg
Coding sequences within:
- the LOC132978516 gene encoding C5a anaphylatoxin chemotactic receptor 1-like translates to MPNSSKMTGEHENASFLCEDPVYYTNSIGITVDWVIFLIGLPEVCLAFYALLFLIEKNKFAPIFALNLLLSDLLQIGITVVFIISRFFDPTFYPLHRARCITRHFVYFGITCSLGFMLLISAERYVMVACPVWYHTKNRAKISILISVGMWVFSLAYCTLQYFLTSDTRSLFLLFSVVCLLPAPFLLGLFIATCKALNKSTAMRHRTKNRRRVLGVLGLVLGTYTVLFFPFSFRNLYYSLKGDNGSDAEDFVRDLSSVVTTALVYLSPLIDSLLYIFIRKDIRDTVEAFPCLKTALMKLKTFQDSSRAETAS
- the trim110 gene encoding E3 ubiquitin/ISG15 ligase TRIM25 isoform X2, coding for MASGEEELTCSVCRDIFSQTHPLPCGHSFCPTCIREAWSAQDEERTRFTCPQCQEEHGEVHCDCCPSDTEEEQKQLAVKTCLRCEVSLCAQHLQPHLERPAFSTHLLVDPLMDLSQRRCQTHTEVLRYYCADERVYVCGDCLLEGGHAQHKVKALRQVEEDLKVILQTLLRKSEEKLKEGEQILIEHGDMDTTMTDSLKQDDTQVERLSSDLQIQVKKLVVALREITKRERQQVIARVSEDCSKVREDMSRVVSIQHYLSSLLAEPDPFLLIWVTRRPEQPTLQT
- the trim110 gene encoding E3 ubiquitin/ISG15 ligase TRIM25 isoform X1 — its product is MASGEEELTCSVCRDIFSQTHPLPCGHSFCPTCIREAWSAQDEERTRFTCPQCQEEHGEVHCDCCPSDTEEEQKQLAVKTCLRCEVSLCAQHLQPHLERPAFSTHLLVDPLMDLSQRRCQTHTEVLRYYCADERVYVCGDCLLEGGHAQHKVKALRQVEEDLKVILQTLLRKSEEKLKEGEQILIEHGDMDTTMTDSLKQDDTQVERLSSDLQIQVKKLVVALREITKRERQQVIARVSEDCSKVREDMSRVVSIQHYLSSLLAEPDPFLLIWRCTFRGTFVRLSLNRWLDVGFCLS